Proteins encoded within one genomic window of Streptomyces sp. NBC_01314:
- a CDS encoding FecCD family ABC transporter permease, which translates to MGTSTVRAAKGPRAALLLTLSGVALLTLCALSMAFGALGVPLDQVWHTLLGDAPNSRIDSVIWSVRVPRTALGLATGAALGLSGALMQALTRNPLADPGILGVSAGAAFAVVLSVGVFGIASVYGYIWFAFGGAFVASVLVYLLGGLGRSGSTPVKLALAGVAVTSLLFSLTSAIALTDPDALNRYRFWSAGSLANQDEGVLLRVLPFLAVGALLALACAPALNSLALGDDVAKSLGLKLGLVRVQGVIAVTLLTGGAVAVIGPVVFVGLVVPHIARVLAQLAGVGPDHRWLLPLSAVLAPCLLLAADIAGRLIARPTEIQAGILVAFIGGPFFIALVRRRRLAEL; encoded by the coding sequence GTGGGGACCTCTACGGTCCGGGCGGCGAAAGGCCCCCGCGCGGCACTGCTGCTGACGCTCTCGGGCGTGGCCCTGCTCACCCTGTGCGCCCTGTCGATGGCGTTCGGCGCGCTCGGCGTCCCCCTCGACCAGGTGTGGCACACCCTGCTCGGCGACGCCCCCAACTCCCGTATCGACAGCGTCATCTGGTCCGTACGCGTGCCACGCACCGCCCTGGGCCTCGCCACCGGCGCCGCCCTCGGCCTCTCGGGCGCGCTGATGCAGGCGCTGACCCGCAATCCGCTCGCCGACCCCGGCATCCTCGGTGTCAGCGCGGGCGCGGCCTTCGCGGTCGTCCTGTCGGTCGGTGTGTTCGGCATCGCGTCGGTGTACGGCTACATCTGGTTCGCCTTCGGCGGCGCGTTCGTCGCCAGCGTCCTGGTGTACCTCCTCGGCGGGCTCGGCCGGTCCGGCTCCACCCCGGTCAAACTCGCCCTGGCCGGGGTCGCCGTGACCTCCCTGCTGTTCTCGCTGACCAGCGCCATCGCCCTCACCGACCCGGACGCCCTCAACCGCTACCGCTTCTGGAGCGCGGGCTCGCTCGCCAACCAGGACGAGGGGGTCCTTCTGCGCGTCCTGCCGTTCCTGGCCGTCGGCGCGCTCCTCGCCCTCGCCTGCGCCCCGGCCCTCAACAGCCTCGCGCTCGGCGACGACGTGGCGAAGTCGCTCGGCCTCAAACTGGGCCTGGTCCGCGTCCAGGGTGTCATCGCCGTCACCCTGCTCACCGGCGGAGCGGTCGCCGTCATCGGGCCCGTCGTCTTCGTCGGTCTGGTCGTCCCGCACATCGCCCGCGTCCTCGCCCAACTGGCCGGCGTCGGCCCGGACCACCGCTGGCTGCTGCCCCTGTCGGCCGTCCTCGCCCCCTGCCTCCTGCTGGCCGCCGACATCGCCGGCCGGCTGATCGCCCGCCCGACCGAGATCCAGGCGGGCATCCTCGTCGCCTTCATCGGCGGCCCCTTCTTCATCGCGCTGGTCCGCCGCCGACGCCTCGCGGAGCTGTGA
- a CDS encoding FecCD family ABC transporter permease yields MTTDLAPVPPPKGAADPPPRRRTADRLTFRFPAPPVSGVVRPRLLAVSLLLAAAAFLAFAVETSVGDIDLPLTDVMKALAGTGDPGTELIVHELRLPRALAGLLVGIAFGISGALLQTVTLNPLASPDMMGITQGAGAAVVAGIVLGWDGGLSTQALGLLGALTAGLLVYVLAWKRGTTGYRIVLVGIGIAWICTSVTDYLLAHGQRFQAQAALGWLVGNLNGRTWEQIGPLAITMAVLVPPAVLLGRQIRVLQLGDDVAKGLGTRVHIVRMGVLLISVGLVAFGTATAGPVAFVALAAPQVAQRLAGTPFPPPVAAGLTGAVMVLVSDLAARKIVPDTELPVGIVTGVLGAPVLLWLLIRANRAGSGG; encoded by the coding sequence ATGACGACCGACCTCGCGCCCGTGCCGCCCCCGAAGGGCGCCGCGGATCCGCCCCCCAGGCGCCGCACGGCCGACCGCCTCACCTTCCGGTTCCCGGCGCCGCCCGTCTCCGGCGTCGTACGCCCCCGGCTGCTGGCTGTCTCCCTGCTGCTCGCGGCCGCCGCGTTCCTGGCCTTCGCCGTGGAGACCTCCGTCGGGGACATCGACCTCCCGCTCACCGACGTGATGAAGGCACTGGCGGGCACGGGCGACCCCGGCACCGAACTGATCGTGCACGAACTGCGGCTGCCGCGCGCTCTGGCCGGGCTGCTCGTCGGCATCGCGTTCGGCATCTCCGGGGCCCTCCTGCAGACCGTGACGCTCAACCCGCTGGCCAGTCCCGACATGATGGGCATCACGCAGGGCGCCGGCGCGGCGGTCGTCGCCGGGATCGTCCTCGGCTGGGACGGCGGCCTCAGCACCCAGGCCCTGGGTCTGCTGGGCGCGTTGACCGCAGGACTGCTGGTGTACGTCCTGGCCTGGAAACGCGGCACCACCGGCTACCGCATCGTCCTCGTCGGCATCGGTATCGCCTGGATCTGCACCAGCGTCACCGACTACCTCCTGGCCCACGGCCAGCGCTTCCAGGCGCAGGCCGCCCTCGGCTGGCTCGTCGGCAACCTCAACGGCCGCACCTGGGAACAGATCGGCCCGCTCGCCATCACGATGGCCGTGCTGGTGCCCCCGGCCGTGCTGCTCGGCCGGCAGATCCGTGTCCTGCAACTCGGGGACGACGTCGCCAAAGGCCTCGGCACCCGGGTCCACATCGTCCGGATGGGCGTCCTGCTCATCTCGGTCGGGCTCGTCGCCTTCGGCACGGCGACGGCCGGGCCCGTCGCCTTCGTGGCGCTCGCCGCACCCCAGGTCGCCCAGCGCCTGGCCGGCACCCCGTTCCCGCCGCCGGTCGCGGCGGGGCTCACCGGTGCCGTGATGGTGCTGGTGTCCGACCTCGCCGCCCGGAAGATCGTCCCGGACACGGAACTCCCGGTCGGGATCGTCACCGGGGTGCTCGGCGCACCCGTACTGCTGTGGCTGCTCATCCGCGCCAACCGCGCCGGTTCAGGAGGCTGA
- a CDS encoding ABC transporter ATP-binding protein yields MRAEGLRLAYDDRIVVEDLDLVVPTGRVTAIVGANACGKSTLLRALARLLTPKAGAVHLDGRSVHSIPTRTLAQKLGILPQTPVAPEGLTVIDLVGRGRSPHQTWWRQWSQGDEEAVHEALRATAMTDLAHRPVDELSGGQRQRAWIAMAVAQGTPVMLLDEPTTYLDLAHQIDVLDLVTDLNRHQGRTVVMVLHDLNQACRYADHIIAMKNGRVAGEGAPADVITATMVEDVFGLRCVVGEDPVSRTPMVIPMGRHHEGTAPDPVPVSGTAG; encoded by the coding sequence CTGCGCGCCGAGGGCCTGCGCCTGGCCTACGACGACCGGATCGTCGTCGAGGACCTCGACCTGGTCGTCCCCACCGGCCGCGTCACCGCGATCGTCGGCGCCAACGCCTGCGGCAAGTCCACCCTGTTGCGCGCCCTGGCCCGGCTGCTCACGCCCAAGGCCGGTGCCGTCCACCTGGACGGCCGCTCGGTGCACTCCATCCCGACCCGGACCCTCGCCCAGAAGCTCGGGATCCTCCCGCAGACCCCCGTCGCGCCCGAGGGGCTGACGGTCATCGACCTGGTGGGGCGCGGGCGTTCACCGCACCAGACCTGGTGGCGGCAGTGGTCGCAGGGCGACGAGGAGGCCGTGCACGAGGCGCTGCGGGCCACCGCCATGACCGACCTCGCCCACCGGCCCGTCGACGAACTCTCCGGCGGACAGCGGCAACGCGCCTGGATCGCCATGGCCGTCGCCCAGGGCACCCCCGTGATGCTGCTGGACGAGCCGACGACCTACCTCGACCTCGCCCACCAGATCGACGTCCTCGACCTGGTCACCGACCTCAACCGGCACCAGGGCCGCACCGTCGTCATGGTCCTGCACGACCTCAACCAGGCCTGTCGGTACGCCGACCACATCATCGCCATGAAGAACGGACGCGTCGCGGGCGAGGGCGCCCCCGCCGACGTCATCACCGCCACGATGGTCGAGGACGTCTTCGGACTGCGCTGCGTCGTCGGTGAGGACCCCGTCAGCCGCACCCCCATGGTCATCCCGATGGGCCGCCACCACGAGGGAACGGCCCCGGACCCGGTGCCTGTGTCGGGCACCGCCGGCTGA
- a CDS encoding methionyl-tRNA formyltransferase — MRVVMFGYQTWGHRTLQALLDSGHEVVLAVTHPKSDHAYEKIWSDSVADLAEQHGVPVLLRSRPDDDELLRVLKEADPDLIVANNWRTWLPPEIFDLPPHGTLNIHDSLLPTYAGFSPLIWALINGEKEVGVTAHRMDAELDMGDVLLQRSVPVGPHDTATDLFHRTVDLIGPLVTDSLELIASGRAVWTPQDRSRSSFFHKRSPEDSRIDWTWPAEDLERFVRAQSDPYPNAFTHHRGKRVRIVSAAVSEGRYGGTPGRIFIREGDGIVIVAGAEARSGRLAGLLVKRVRTEDGIEHAATDYFRTMGGYLTARP, encoded by the coding sequence ATGCGGGTCGTTATGTTCGGGTACCAGACCTGGGGACACCGGACGCTGCAGGCACTGCTGGATTCCGGCCACGAAGTGGTCCTGGCAGTCACCCATCCGAAGAGCGACCACGCGTACGAAAAGATCTGGAGCGACTCGGTCGCCGATCTCGCCGAACAGCACGGTGTGCCCGTGCTGCTGCGCAGTCGACCGGATGACGACGAACTTTTGCGCGTGCTCAAGGAGGCCGATCCGGACCTCATCGTGGCCAACAACTGGCGTACCTGGCTGCCGCCCGAGATCTTCGACCTGCCACCGCACGGCACCCTCAACATCCACGACTCGCTGCTCCCCACGTACGCGGGGTTCTCTCCGCTCATCTGGGCGCTCATCAACGGCGAGAAGGAGGTCGGGGTCACGGCCCACCGCATGGACGCCGAACTCGACATGGGCGACGTGCTGTTGCAGCGTTCGGTGCCGGTCGGGCCGCACGACACGGCGACGGACCTGTTCCACCGCACGGTCGACCTGATCGGCCCGCTCGTCACCGACTCGCTCGAACTCATCGCCTCGGGCAGGGCCGTGTGGACGCCCCAGGACCGCTCCCGGTCGAGCTTCTTCCACAAGCGGTCCCCGGAGGACAGCCGGATCGACTGGACCTGGCCCGCCGAGGACCTGGAGCGGTTCGTACGGGCCCAGTCCGACCCGTATCCCAACGCCTTCACCCACCACCGCGGCAAGCGCGTCCGGATCGTCTCGGCCGCCGTCTCCGAGGGACGTTACGGGGGCACACCGGGGCGGATCTTCATTCGGGAGGGCGACGGGATCGTCATCGTGGCCGGCGCCGAGGCCCGCTCCGGAAGACTGGCGGGGCTGCTGGTCAAGCGGGTGCGGACGGAGGACGGCATCGAGCACGCGGCGACGGACTACTTCCGCACGATGGGCGGTTACCTGACGGCCCGCCCGTGA
- a CDS encoding lysine N(6)-hydroxylase/L-ornithine N(5)-oxygenase family protein, with protein MTTLHTGPEIYDVLGIGFGPSNLALAIALHEHSVKAGTQDGLRVGFLERQPRFGWHRGMLIDDATMQVSFLKDLVTMRDPTSDFSFLCYLRDRGRLVDFLNLKTLFPLRIEFHDYFEWAAARVSHLVEYSAEVVAVRPVTRDGEVRYFDVTSRTPGDPERLTVRRARSICVAAGLEPHLPPGSALSDRVWHTSELLPRVEQAQGSGRPIRRAVVLGAGQSAAEAVDYLHRSFPEAEICSVFAKYGYTPADDSPFANKIFDPEAVDLYYGAPREVKQSLFDYHRSTNYSVVDMDLIESLSRSMYQEKVQGRERLRMMNVSRLREVETGTDDVRLTVEFLPTGEREILSADILVHATGYRPRGVGDNLGEIGKLCLRDDEDALQVGRDHRVATAAEVTADIYLQGGTEHTHGLTSTLLSTTAVRAGEICASLLARRATDLTTTEA; from the coding sequence GTGACGACGCTGCACACCGGGCCGGAAATCTATGACGTACTGGGCATCGGATTCGGCCCATCGAATCTCGCACTCGCCATCGCACTCCATGAGCACTCCGTGAAGGCCGGTACGCAGGACGGGCTGCGGGTCGGGTTCCTGGAGAGGCAACCCCGGTTCGGATGGCACCGCGGGATGCTCATCGACGACGCCACCATGCAAGTGTCCTTCCTGAAGGACCTGGTGACGATGCGCGATCCCACCAGCGACTTCAGCTTCCTGTGCTATCTGCGCGACCGCGGCCGGCTCGTCGACTTCCTCAACCTGAAGACCCTCTTCCCCCTGCGGATCGAGTTCCACGACTACTTCGAGTGGGCCGCCGCCCGTGTCTCGCACCTCGTCGAGTACTCCGCCGAGGTCGTCGCCGTGCGCCCCGTCACCCGGGACGGCGAGGTCCGCTACTTCGACGTCACCAGCCGCACCCCCGGCGATCCGGAACGGCTCACCGTCCGCCGTGCCCGCAGTATCTGCGTGGCCGCCGGACTGGAACCGCACCTCCCGCCCGGCTCGGCCCTGTCCGACCGCGTCTGGCACACCAGCGAGTTGCTGCCCCGCGTCGAACAGGCCCAAGGCTCGGGACGGCCGATACGGCGAGCCGTCGTCCTGGGTGCCGGCCAGAGCGCGGCGGAGGCCGTGGACTACCTCCACCGCAGCTTCCCCGAGGCCGAGATCTGCTCCGTCTTCGCCAAGTACGGCTACACACCCGCCGACGACAGCCCCTTCGCCAACAAGATCTTCGACCCCGAGGCCGTCGACCTGTACTACGGCGCGCCCCGCGAGGTGAAGCAGTCGCTCTTCGACTACCACCGCAGTACCAACTACTCCGTCGTGGACATGGACCTGATCGAGTCGCTGTCCCGGTCCATGTACCAGGAGAAGGTCCAGGGCCGGGAGCGGCTGCGGATGATGAACGTCTCCCGCCTGCGCGAGGTGGAGACGGGCACGGACGACGTCAGGCTGACAGTGGAGTTCCTGCCGACGGGGGAGCGCGAGATCCTCTCCGCCGACATCCTCGTCCACGCCACCGGCTACCGGCCGCGGGGCGTCGGCGACAACCTCGGGGAGATCGGCAAACTCTGCCTGCGCGACGACGAGGACGCCTTGCAGGTCGGCCGCGACCACCGTGTGGCCACCGCCGCCGAGGTCACCGCGGACATCTACCTCCAGGGCGGGACCGAACACACCCACGGCCTCACCTCGACCCTGCTCTCCACCACCGCCGTCCGCGCCGGCGAGATCTGCGCCTCCCTCCTCGCCCGCCGCGCGACGGACCTGACCACGACGGAGGCATGA
- a CDS encoding streptophobe family protein, which translates to MSPQTLPPRQTTAPERAVARHGWLQALATVLAGLVAMIVVASLGLWAAGAADLPDGAFPRVVAATVVTAVGGTIELSGGAGSIAETQAGLTVIPLSVTLVGALVIAAGFLRPLRHRAVAGATELAGWAARIAVLWLTALIGLALAARQTFEVSLGDVGDFFGTSADVGFETAVAPTLFFGLLWLAGVLALALLVSRSAPLPARLLRFQESVRPAAYAMVGLLLAYVGLGLVIAVVVALTRGHAAETAALTLLGLPNVVWLTFTIGLGATWDSQVEGPFGLPMPKILDEVVRGPDVSTLNLGSLAEYDGRVWWLLVVNAVLLVVAAFVMAARSPARVRLWQHAVHMAAALALTVLMICLVARISAHYGLSVIGIGDLGGDLGGELFLRPRLWSALGLAVLWGLVTGFLGGALAKGVRRRGAVDADGDRR; encoded by the coding sequence GTGAGTCCCCAGACCCTGCCTCCCCGGCAGACGACAGCGCCCGAGCGGGCGGTCGCCCGTCACGGCTGGCTCCAGGCTCTCGCAACCGTGCTGGCCGGCCTGGTCGCGATGATCGTGGTGGCGTCCCTCGGGCTGTGGGCGGCGGGGGCGGCGGACCTCCCGGACGGCGCGTTCCCCCGGGTCGTCGCGGCCACCGTCGTGACGGCGGTCGGCGGCACGATCGAGCTCTCCGGCGGCGCCGGGTCCATCGCCGAGACGCAGGCGGGCCTGACCGTGATCCCGCTGTCGGTGACCCTCGTGGGCGCGCTGGTGATCGCCGCCGGGTTTCTGCGGCCCCTGCGGCACCGGGCGGTCGCGGGGGCGACCGAACTCGCCGGCTGGGCCGCCCGGATCGCCGTTCTGTGGCTGACGGCGCTGATCGGCCTCGCCCTCGCGGCCCGGCAGACCTTCGAGGTCTCGCTCGGTGACGTGGGCGACTTCTTCGGCACCTCCGCCGACGTGGGGTTCGAGACGGCCGTGGCGCCGACCCTGTTCTTCGGGCTGCTGTGGCTCGCCGGGGTCCTCGCCCTGGCGCTTCTGGTGTCGCGCTCGGCCCCGCTTCCGGCCAGGCTGCTGCGGTTCCAGGAGTCGGTGCGCCCGGCCGCGTACGCCATGGTCGGCCTGCTGCTGGCGTATGTCGGGCTCGGGCTGGTGATCGCGGTCGTGGTGGCGCTGACCCGAGGGCACGCCGCCGAGACGGCCGCGCTGACCCTGCTGGGTCTGCCGAACGTGGTGTGGCTGACCTTCACGATCGGCCTGGGCGCCACCTGGGACAGCCAGGTCGAGGGGCCTTTCGGGCTGCCGATGCCGAAGATCCTGGACGAGGTGGTGCGCGGGCCCGACGTGTCGACCCTGAATCTGGGCTCGCTCGCCGAGTACGACGGCCGGGTGTGGTGGCTCCTGGTCGTGAACGCCGTACTGCTGGTCGTCGCCGCGTTCGTGATGGCGGCCCGCTCCCCGGCCCGGGTACGGCTGTGGCAGCACGCCGTACACATGGCGGCCGCCCTCGCGCTCACCGTCCTGATGATCTGCCTCGTGGCCCGGATCTCCGCCCACTACGGACTGTCGGTCATCGGCATCGGCGACCTCGGCGGCGACCTGGGCGGAGAGCTGTTCCTGCGGCCCCGGCTGTGGTCCGCGCTCGGGCTCGCCGTGCTCTGGGGACTCGTCACCGGGTTCCTGGGCGGGGCGCTGGCGAAGGGCGTGCGTCGGCGGGGCGCGGTCGACGCGGACGGCGACCGCCGGTAG
- a CDS encoding DUF6777 domain-containing protein, producing MSSEQPSSGRPTGPPSGPLSGPSQPSPVPAGPTRASGQVPPEPPSDASGPGGAGGPGGTGGSGGPGGGSGGSGDSRQGPGGPGHPWWRSAPRIALMLTAAVVAVVLIVVFTRSDDSGGSAGGEVFLQAAGKSGPDPFTESTATDSSTPPETPTATPSSEPANVTRAVDGSSPGLYGGTRNVSSCDVEKQIKVLRANPAKNDAFASVAGVKSSDVPAHLRSLTPVQLRMDTRVTNHGYRDGAATSYQAVLQSGTAVLVDDRGVPRVRCACGNPLKPPVALKTTPEPKGDSWPSYRPQNVVVIERSTVIINVFVLYDPEHDDWFTRHSGDTGGKDKKTTPPVNQPSPSASTSFSEEPPSKSPEPCPSSTDRDAHDSASPCPSSSSVAPSTSPPSRPEAPTSEPTKAPENPETADSPPDDTTTTESASLYDTPESITPGS from the coding sequence GTGAGCTCCGAACAGCCGTCCTCCGGCCGCCCGACAGGTCCGCCCTCCGGCCCTCTGTCCGGGCCGTCGCAACCCAGCCCCGTCCCGGCCGGCCCGACACGGGCGAGCGGCCAGGTGCCCCCGGAGCCGCCGAGCGACGCCTCGGGCCCCGGCGGAGCCGGTGGGCCGGGCGGAACCGGGGGCTCCGGCGGGCCCGGCGGCGGCTCCGGCGGCTCCGGCGACTCCCGGCAGGGGCCTGGTGGCCCCGGCCATCCGTGGTGGCGGTCCGCTCCCCGTATCGCTCTCATGCTCACCGCGGCCGTCGTCGCCGTGGTCCTGATCGTCGTGTTCACCCGCTCCGACGATTCGGGCGGCTCGGCCGGCGGCGAGGTCTTCCTCCAGGCAGCGGGCAAGTCCGGCCCGGACCCGTTCACCGAGTCGACGGCCACGGACAGTTCCACCCCGCCCGAGACCCCCACGGCCACACCGAGCTCGGAACCCGCCAACGTGACGCGAGCCGTGGACGGTTCGTCCCCCGGCCTCTACGGCGGCACACGCAACGTCTCCAGCTGCGACGTCGAGAAGCAGATCAAGGTGCTCCGGGCGAACCCCGCCAAGAACGACGCGTTCGCCTCCGTCGCCGGCGTCAAGTCCTCCGACGTCCCCGCCCATCTGCGCTCGCTCACCCCGGTGCAGCTGCGCATGGACACCCGTGTCACCAACCACGGCTACCGCGACGGCGCCGCCACCAGTTACCAGGCCGTCCTCCAGTCCGGCACCGCCGTCCTCGTCGACGACCGGGGCGTGCCCCGGGTGCGCTGCGCCTGCGGCAACCCGCTGAAGCCGCCGGTCGCGCTGAAGACCACACCCGAGCCGAAGGGCGACTCCTGGCCGTCGTACCGGCCGCAGAACGTCGTGGTGATCGAGCGCTCGACGGTGATCATCAACGTCTTCGTCCTCTACGACCCCGAGCACGACGACTGGTTCACCCGCCACTCCGGCGACACGGGCGGGAAGGACAAGAAGACCACCCCGCCCGTCAACCAGCCCTCGCCCTCGGCGTCGACGTCGTTCTCCGAGGAACCTCCCTCGAAGTCGCCCGAACCGTGCCCCTCGTCGACCGACCGGGACGCCCACGACAGCGCGAGCCCCTGCCCCTCCTCGTCCTCGGTGGCCCCGTCCACCTCGCCCCCGTCTCGGCCGGAGGCACCGACCTCCGAGCCCACGAAGGCGCCGGAGAACCCCGAGACGGCCGACTCGCCGCCGGACGACACCACGACGACCGAGTCGGCGTCCCTCTACGACACCCCGGAGTCGATCACCCCGGGCTCCTGA
- a CDS encoding esterase, producing the protein MRKNRSTALAAATFLLVSGAAIATAPSAYAGVPGGTRASDRNSDFNGDGYEDVLVGAPGATVSGKSGAGLVTVQYGSAKGIGTSNVARFSQSTSGVAGAAEAGDGFGRAVATGDLDGDGFDDAVVGIPGEDLGTVKDAGGVAILWGSKTGLKGAESDWLETQEPTAGERFGLGLAAARFTSETDGDLLAVLDGYDVELFAYDNAAPSSMRREATQRLAAEAEARRIAPKSLTTGDYDKNGFADLVVSGLSVGDEPGHGWSTYLSGNADGLKYERDLRGGPVAASGDINDDGYDDLVTGEPNSPDDQPGETQTGGLVGVRLGGPDGPAAEPDWWVQDSPGVPGVAEAGDGWGSDLSVADTDGDGYADVAIGAAGEDIGTVKDAGAVWVLRGSGSGLTPTGARSWDQNSADVPGAAEKGDKWGAQVRLTDPNSDGRFGLLAAAPGENTGDGHVWVLSAGAGGITASGSWTYNGASLGAPYVDALFGSAIDE; encoded by the coding sequence CTGCCACATTTCTTCTCGTCTCCGGCGCGGCCATCGCCACCGCGCCGTCCGCGTACGCCGGGGTGCCCGGCGGTACGCGAGCCAGTGACCGCAACAGCGATTTCAACGGTGACGGATACGAGGACGTACTGGTCGGCGCGCCCGGAGCCACCGTCAGCGGCAAGAGCGGCGCGGGCCTGGTGACCGTGCAGTACGGCTCGGCCAAGGGCATCGGCACGAGCAACGTCGCCAGATTCAGCCAGTCGACGTCCGGGGTCGCGGGCGCGGCCGAGGCCGGCGACGGGTTCGGGCGGGCGGTCGCCACCGGTGACCTCGACGGCGACGGGTTCGACGACGCGGTGGTCGGCATTCCCGGCGAGGACCTCGGCACCGTCAAGGACGCCGGCGGCGTGGCCATCCTGTGGGGCTCGAAGACCGGGCTCAAGGGCGCCGAGAGCGACTGGCTGGAGACCCAGGAGCCCACCGCCGGTGAGCGGTTCGGCCTCGGCCTCGCCGCCGCGCGCTTCACCTCCGAGACCGACGGGGACCTCCTGGCCGTCCTCGACGGGTACGACGTGGAGCTGTTCGCCTACGACAACGCGGCGCCGAGCTCGATGCGCCGGGAGGCCACCCAGCGGCTTGCCGCGGAGGCCGAGGCCCGCCGCATCGCGCCCAAGTCCCTGACCACCGGCGACTACGACAAGAACGGCTTCGCCGACCTCGTCGTGTCGGGCCTCAGCGTCGGTGACGAGCCCGGTCACGGCTGGTCCACGTATCTGTCGGGGAACGCGGACGGGCTGAAGTACGAGCGTGATCTGCGCGGTGGTCCGGTCGCGGCGTCCGGGGACATCAACGACGACGGGTACGACGACCTGGTGACCGGTGAGCCGAACTCCCCGGACGACCAGCCCGGCGAGACGCAGACCGGCGGTCTGGTCGGCGTGCGCCTCGGCGGTCCGGACGGTCCGGCGGCGGAGCCCGACTGGTGGGTGCAGGACTCCCCCGGTGTGCCCGGTGTCGCCGAGGCCGGCGACGGCTGGGGTTCGGACCTGTCGGTCGCGGACACCGACGGCGACGGGTACGCGGACGTGGCGATCGGCGCCGCGGGCGAGGACATCGGGACGGTGAAGGACGCGGGCGCCGTGTGGGTGCTACGCGGCTCGGGGTCCGGGCTGACCCCGACCGGGGCCAGGTCGTGGGACCAGAACTCGGCGGACGTGCCGGGTGCGGCCGAGAAGGGCGACAAGTGGGGCGCCCAGGTCCGGCTGACCGACCCGAACAGCGACGGCCGCTTCGGGCTGCTGGCCGCCGCGCCGGGCGAGAACACCGGCGACGGTCATGTCTGGGTGCTCTCGGCGGGCGCGGGCGGCATCACGGCCTCGGGGTCGTGGACGTACAACGGCGCTTCACTCGGGGCTCCCTATGTGGACGCGCTGTTCGGGTCGGCGATCGACGAGTGA